One genomic region from Lacerta agilis isolate rLacAgi1 chromosome 13, rLacAgi1.pri, whole genome shotgun sequence encodes:
- the SYNGR3 gene encoding synaptogyrin-3 codes for MEGASFGAGRAGAEVDPLEFLRRPQTILRIISGVFSIVVFGSIINEGYVNDGSTSVLHCVYNNNDDACYYGIAIGLIAFLACSFFLVVDLYFQQISSVKDRKRVVLFDLGFSGFWSFLWFVGFCFLANQWQRTPWSNAAHYAADAARAAIAFSFFSIISWVALALKALQRYRLGTDMSLFATDQFPTDPSAAYPGYPTGSGVESTETYQSPPFSETLDTSPKGYQVPAY; via the exons ATGGAAGGTGCCTCCTTTGGAGCCGGCAGGGCAGGCGCGGAGGTGGATCCCTTGGAGTTCCTCCGACGGCCTCAGACGATCCTGAGGATCATTTCGGGG GTTTTCTCCATCGTTGTCTTTGGCTCCATCATCAACGAGGGTTACGTCAACGATGGCAGCACTTCGGTGCTGCACTGCGTCTACAACAACAACGATGACGCCTGCTACTATGGAATCGCCATTGGCCTCATTGCCTTCTTAGCCTGCAGTTTCTTCTTGGTAGTGGACCTCTACTTCCAGCAGATCAGCAGCGTGAAGGACAGGAAGCGTGTTGTCCTCTTTGACCTTGGCTTCTCAG ggttCTGGTCCTTCCTGTGGTTTGTGGGCTTCTGCTTCCTGGCCAACCAGTGGCAGAGGACACCATGGAGCAATGCGGCACACTACGCAGCTGATGCGGCCAGGGCGGCCATTGCCTTCTCGTTCTTCTCCATCATCTCCTGG GTTGCCCTGGCCCTCAAGGCGCTCCAAAGATACCGGCTGGGAACCGACATGTCGCTGTTCGCCACGGACCAGTTCCCCACCGACCCCAGCGCGGCCTACCCAGGCTACCCTACCGGCAGTGGTGTGGAGAGCACAGAAACCTACCAGAGCCCCCCCTTCTCGGAGACCCTAGACACCAGTCCAAAGGGCTACCAGGTGCCGGCTTACTGA